GCTACAGCAATACCAAGCATAGGAACGTACTTGAATATCAATAAAATAAGTATACCTGGTATCATCATAATATATAGCTGTCTGTACTTAACTATATTTTTCATTACTTTATTTTTATATACCTTTTTCCCTGTTATCTCCTTTACAACATTTTTTTGTTTTAAGTGCATTGCTGTTTTCATTACTATCCTCCCATATACAAGTATTTTGCTTTTGACATGGACTATTATTCCATAATAGCTTGTCAATGTATATGAAAGTTTTTTGATATAGTAGGGGGTATTTTTGATATGATTAATAAAATGCCCCTTTCCAAATACAGTAAATATAGAAGTTTGTGGGTTTATCTTTAATCAAGGTAAAATTTTTAACATGAGTATGATTTTTTTAATATGTATTGCAAAAATGTATTTATGGTTATAAAGTTGTTAAGAAAATACTTCTATCAATATGTTAAAATAGAACTATCAAGAACATTGAATTAGCTAAGAATACAAGAAGCCCTTATATTCTTAGCTATTAAATTAGTTAGATCATTTATTTACTTCTATCTTTTGGGACTCCTTAGCAGATTTATATACACCCAATACAATTTCTAGAGCTTTTCTGCCTTCACATCCAGTAACTTTTACTGGTGTATCTTTTATTACATTGTCATAGAATTCTTTTATCTGATGATAATGATATATACCCCAATATCCTTTTCCTTCAAATTCTATTTTATCGTTATGCTTTATAGTAGATGTTTCACCATCTTTTTCAATAGTTACATCGAATCCTTTTATATTGATGATTCCTTTTTCGCACATTATCTCTATTTGGATAGGAGCGCTTTTGGTATAATAATTGGTAGCAAACAGTGAATAGATACAGCCACTCTCAAAACCTATTGCAGCACTTGCCACATCCTCTACTTCTACACTCTTCAATACTCTGTTATCAATTTGACCCTGTATCCATTCGACCTTGCTACCAACTAAATATTGCACTAAGTCAATACTATGAATAGCTTGGTCTATTAATACACCGCCGCCTTCTTTTTCCCAGCTTCCTTTCCAATCACATTCATAATATGAAGGTGGGCGCCACCATGTTAATGATGACCAAGCTCCTAATACCTTGCCCATTTCACCACTATCGATTAATTGCTTTGCCTTAACTACACCTTCAATATATCTATTTTGAAATATCACTCCAAATTTCTTATCTGATTTATTTGCTGCATCAATAATAATATCTGCATCTTCCATAGTAATAGCTAAAGGTTTTTCTGTAAGAACATTAATCCCTTTATCAAGGCACTGTAATATCTGTTCCTTATGAAGAAAATGAGGAGTACATATATGAACAATATCAAGTTTTTCTTCCAGTAAATCTTCTAGCTTATCAGAATAAGAACAATCTTCAAAATCCGTAGCAAAAGTTTTGGCTCTATCTAGCACTTTATCAACTGCAAATGCAACTTCAATCTGGTCACTACATTTTTTGAATACTTCTTTATAGACAACTGAAATTCTCCCACACCCTATAATTCCAATCCTTAACTTTTTCATATTTTCATCCCTTTTTACATAAATTTTTGTAAAAATTCATATGCACGTATATATCTATTAATATCCTGTTCTCCATGTTCATATTCAACTACGGCCCAACCATCTTCACCAAGTGTTTTCTTAAGAGCCTTTATTAATTTGGTATAATCTATGATTCCTTCGCCTAGATCAACAAATTCCTTATTTTCATCAATATCTCTAAGATGAACATAACTTATTCTGTCAGCATAGTTCTCTACAACTTCTATAGGATCAAATCCTCCAGCATATACCCAGCCTAAATCTAAACCCAAATATAGATTAGGTGCATACTCAACTAGTGTTTTAAAAATAAATCCATCATTTTCAAATTCCCAAATATGATTATGCAGATTGAGCTTAACTCCCATTTCCTTACATTTTTTTGCTGCTACATCAATATTTTTAGCTGCCTTGATTAGTTCTTCTTCTGAGCCAGAAAATCTCTTAGTAGACATCATTACATTTTTATTAGGCATATCCTTCATAAAATCTGCTACCTTAAGAATTTTATCAATTGCTTCTTCACCGTTACTAGCCCAATCTTCTATTGGCAAGCCGATATGCATTCCTGTTATCTGATAGTTATAAGTGTTAAGTATGTTAAGTAAGTATTCTTTATCATCTGTTCCAAAGAATCTTGAACCTATTTCTGAACCTGCAAATCCTGTACTTGATAATAGTTTAATAGTATTCTCTGTCTCAGTCTTAATCTTTTCTTTAAATAATACAGCATGACATCCTAAATTCATAATTCTCTCCTCCTAAAATTCAGCTTATTGTAGATATGTTGATTTATAATCCTATTATCCTTCTATAAATCTTTGAACATGATTCTTAGCTCGTATTAATCCTTGCTCAACTTTATCAAGGCTCCCTTCCCATACTGGGTCTTCGTGTTCAATACTAATAGTACCTTCATAACCTATTTCGTATAAATTGGCTATGATTTTATTCCAATCAATATCTCCAAGACCCACTAAACGATGTCTCCACCATTGATGTTCGAAAAACTTTGTTTCTTCTGTAATATTATGAAGTATACCAACTTTGCTTAGGTTATTATATAAAACCTCAGTATCTTTACCATGAAAATGGAATATCTTATCTCTATATTTTAATATGTTCTCGTAAGGGTTCATGAACTGCCAAATCATATGTGAAGGATCATAAGCTAATCCTAATTTGTCTGAATCAACTTTATCAAATAGTACTTCCCACATGTATGGTGATATTGCAATATTACCCATCATTGGACAGTTTTCTATAGCTATTTTCACATTATGTTTTTCTGCATGTTCCATGAGTTCTTTTAACCATATAGTAACTGCTTCTACACTTTTTTCAGGATTGAATCTTGCACCATAGTATGCATCTTTAGTAACACCAGTGGAACATATTACTTTTTCAATACCCAGCTTACCTGCAAATTCAATTCTTTTGATTAGTTGTTCTTTATGTTCTTTCCCTATATCATTTTCTTCATCAAGGAAATTCCTACAATAAATCAATGCTGATATATCTATCTTACCTTCTGCTTTTATATCCGAAAAGATTTTTTCATCTAATTCAACAGTAGGGCCCACTTCTAAATCACGAAAACCATTTTCATAAGCCCACTCGCTAATTTGTTTTAAATCTTTCATTCCAGCCCAAGTTAAGCTGTTAGTGATTAATCCTACTTTCATTTTCATTCTCCTTTCTATCTATTTAAAGTATAACTGTTTTTTTCTCATTAGCTGATGTTTGTAACGCTTCTAATAATTGTTGAATGTATAATCCTCTAGCGAAATCTCTTTCAGATTGTTTGTTGTTAATTACATTATCAATGAATTCATTAATCTCTTCATGGAATTTGGATTCTTCTAATAGTTCATCTGGTACAGGTACGACTTCTTCTTTTCTACCATTATAACCTCCATCTTTTTCCTTAAGATTAATTTTCAATTCCTTATCTTCATGTTCATATATAAGCATGCCGCCTTCTCCTATTATTTCAAGTACATGTCCTCTAGTTCCTAACCTACTTGAATAATAAGTTCCTGCTGCACCATTTTGTAACTTCGTCATAAATACAGTCGTATCATCATTGGTAACTGCTCCCATACCTTCTTCATCGATTTTGTTCCTCTCTGGTATAGAAATTGTTGAAAAAGCTGTTAATTCCGTAATAGGACCTTCAGTATCTTTTAATAAATAATCTACTAAATCAATCATATGTGAACCGAAATCAGCTAAAGCTCCTGTACCAGAATATTTCTCCTGCATTCTCCACTCTAACTTAACATCAGTCTTATTAGCTATTCTTCCTCCGCCTAGGCATTGTCTGAATCCAAATATTCTTCCAATTTTTCCTTCATCTATAATTTGCTTCATATACTTTATAGCTGGAATACCTCTATAGCAGAATCCTATCATATTAATTAATTCAGGATGTTTTTTGGCACATGCTACCATTTCTTCTGCATATTCGATTTTAGAACTCATTGGCTTCTCACATAGAACATTCACTCCTGATTCTAGAGCTTTAATAGCTAATTCTCCATGAGCATCGTTTGATGTACATATACTTACAGCATCTACCATATCAAGTAGTTCTTCATATGTTTTGCATATAGTCACATTCTTAAGTTCTTGTTTTTCTGCCCATTCCTTTGCTCTTCCTTCAA
The sequence above is a segment of the Vallitalea longa genome. Coding sequences within it:
- a CDS encoding Gfo/Idh/MocA family protein, producing the protein MKKLRIGIIGCGRISVVYKEVFKKCSDQIEVAFAVDKVLDRAKTFATDFEDCSYSDKLEDLLEEKLDIVHICTPHFLHKEQILQCLDKGINVLTEKPLAITMEDADIIIDAANKSDKKFGVIFQNRYIEGVVKAKQLIDSGEMGKVLGAWSSLTWWRPPSYYECDWKGSWEKEGGGVLIDQAIHSIDLVQYLVGSKVEWIQGQIDNRVLKSVEVEDVASAAIGFESGCIYSLFATNYYTKSAPIQIEIMCEKGIINIKGFDVTIEKDGETSTIKHNDKIEFEGKGYWGIYHYHQIKEFYDNVIKDTPVKVTGCEGRKALEIVLGVYKSAKESQKIEVNK
- a CDS encoding Gfo/Idh/MocA family protein; the encoded protein is MKKVKVGIVGTGYTIGIAKQHVKAYKANEKCELIALFDKVEGRAKEWAEKQELKNVTICKTYEELLDMVDAVSICTSNDAHGELAIKALESGVNVLCEKPMSSKIEYAEEMVACAKKHPELINMIGFCYRGIPAIKYMKQIIDEGKIGRIFGFRQCLGGGRIANKTDVKLEWRMQEKYSGTGALADFGSHMIDLVDYLLKDTEGPITELTAFSTISIPERNKIDEEGMGAVTNDDTTVFMTKLQNGAAGTYYSSRLGTRGHVLEIIGEGGMLIYEHEDKELKINLKEKDGGYNGRKEEVVPVPDELLEESKFHEEINEFIDNVINNKQSERDFARGLYIQQLLEALQTSANEKKTVIL
- a CDS encoding sugar phosphate isomerase/epimerase family protein, which encodes MKVGLITNSLTWAGMKDLKQISEWAYENGFRDLEVGPTVELDEKIFSDIKAEGKIDISALIYCRNFLDEENDIGKEHKEQLIKRIEFAGKLGIEKVICSTGVTKDAYYGARFNPEKSVEAVTIWLKELMEHAEKHNVKIAIENCPMMGNIAISPYMWEVLFDKVDSDKLGLAYDPSHMIWQFMNPYENILKYRDKIFHFHGKDTEVLYNNLSKVGILHNITEETKFFEHQWWRHRLVGLGDIDWNKIIANLYEIGYEGTISIEHEDPVWEGSLDKVEQGLIRAKNHVQRFIEG
- a CDS encoding sugar phosphate isomerase/epimerase family protein, which codes for MNLGCHAVLFKEKIKTETENTIKLLSSTGFAGSEIGSRFFGTDDKEYLLNILNTYNYQITGMHIGLPIEDWASNGEEAIDKILKVADFMKDMPNKNVMMSTKRFSGSEEELIKAAKNIDVAAKKCKEMGVKLNLHNHIWEFENDGFIFKTLVEYAPNLYLGLDLGWVYAGGFDPIEVVENYADRISYVHLRDIDENKEFVDLGEGIIDYTKLIKALKKTLGEDGWAVVEYEHGEQDINRYIRAYEFLQKFM